A region of Necator americanus strain Aroian chromosome I, whole genome shotgun sequence DNA encodes the following proteins:
- a CDS encoding hypothetical protein (NECATOR_CHRI.G3886.T1) yields the protein MRLTRFLLLPRKPFKELDYARHMPKEYVERMKRTIPRKVYGERFGAPDITRWVIHPDDYVPSFERPWTNDVLSKNTERANAYHQSMMNNKFFRFRRPKINRIPDEEWTFFPGDLVQVMVGKDKGRQGTVMAVSRDTNEILVEGMHCKLEVEMEGAKKLGIEETLRWKEQPLSVEKEQVKLVDPNDNEPCEAKWTLNSAGDEYIRISQRSGFEIPIPSQAKVTYEYLLPEKYIEVEDKDTPANLVLERTYVPKLASFEDEISEEMGIKDPRPQKPTYWY from the exons ATGCGTCTCACGAGGTTTTTGCTGCTTCCTCGAAAACCGTTCAAAGAATTAGATTATGCACGTCATATGCCCAAAGAGTACGTCGAGAGGATGAAAAGGACGATTCCAAGAAAAGTTTATGGTGAAAG ATTCGGCGCACCTGATATCACTCGTTGGGTGATCCATCCTGACGATTATGTGCCGAGCTTTGAGCGTCCGTGGACCAATGATGTACTttcaaaaaacacagaaagagCTAATGCGTACCACCAATCTAt GATGAACAATAAATTCTTCCGATTCCGTAGACCCAAAATTAATCGAATACCAGATGAGGAATGGACTTTCTTCCCAGGAGATCTGGTCCAG GTAATGGTCGGAAAGGACAAAGGACGCCAAGGTACTGTAATGGCAGTGTCTCGGGATACTAATGAGATCCTCGTGGAAGGAATGCACTGTAAGCTAGAAGTTGAAATGGAAGGAGCGAAGAAGTTGGGAATTGAGGAGACGCTTAG ATGGAAAGAGCAACCTCTGAGTGTTGAAAAGGAACAAGTCAAGCTTGTAGATCCCAATGATAACGAACCATGTGAGGCAAA GTGGACTCTTAACAGTGCTGGTGATGAATATATTCGGATTTCACAGCGATCAGGCTTCGAAATCCCAATACCAAGCCAAGCTAAAGTAACGTATGAATATCTACTGCCGGAAAAGTATATTG AAGTGGAAGATAAAGACACACCGGCCAATCTTGTTCTAGAGCGAACTTACGTACCAAAATTGGCTTCCTTCGAGGACGAAATCAGTGAAGAAATGGGAATTAAGGATCCGCGACCGCAGAAACCAACATATTGGTATTAG
- a CDS encoding hypothetical protein (NECATOR_CHRI.G3887.T2) has protein sequence MHVPLGRSHQIMNSSCGSVVQFLQGKNGICLDNAQDMIRGISPVWQALVAGCFTWGVTALGAALVFVMKHQNRKLLDLSLGFAAGVMTAASFWSLLAPAIEISEKTMGSLAFLPVAVGFAVGAAFVHFADRMLPSCVMGDTAVMDYLAPAKTETQLSLVSANGSESAPAPRYDPSDKSSGLRRRGLTNRSAPDNEGAIEENDLATAHEKEVMQRLEDEYRSSWRRIMLLILAVTVHNIPEGLAVGVGFGSVGKAEAAKFETAFNLAVGIGLQNFPEGLAVSLPLAAFGHSKLKAFWYGQLSGMVEPISAILGAAAIILMEPILPYALAFAAGAMIYVVVDDIIPEAQRSGNGKLASISCIIGFLVMMCMDVGLGDSEDKPN, from the exons ACATGATAAGAGGGATAAGTCCGGTCTGGCAAGCCCTCGTCGCTGGTTGCTTCACATGGGGTGTTACCGCCTTAGGAGCCGCACTGGTATTCGTTATGAAGCACCAGAATCGAAAATTATTAG ATCTTAGCTTGGGTTTTGCGGCTGGAGTTATGACGGCAGCTTCATTTTGGTCATTACTCGCTCCTGCTATTGAAATCTCAGAGAAAACGATGGGATCACTTGCTTTTCTTCCTGTAGCTGTCGGTTTTGCGGTTGGAGCGGCATTTGTACATTTCGCCGATCGTATGCTTCCAAG ttGTGTGATGGGCGATACAGCAGTCATGGACTACCTGGCTCCAGCAAAAACTGAAACTCAACTCTCACTTGTGTCCGCCAATGGCTCTGAGAGCGCCCCAGCTCCACGGTACGATCCTAGCGACAAATCTAGTGGTTTGCGTCGTCGTGGCTTGACAAATAG ATCAGCGCCCGATAACGAAGGAGCTATTGAAGAGAACGACCTAGCGACAGCACATGAAAAAGAGGTTATGCAACGACTGGAAGATGAGTATCGATCATCTTGGAGAAGAATCATGCTTCTAATTCTTGCCGTCACTGTCCACAATATTCCAGAG GGACTTGCGGTTGGCGTAGGGTTTGGCTCAGTGGGGAAGGCTGAGGCGGCAAAGTTTGAAACTGCTTTTAATCTCGCTGTCGGGATTGGGCTTCAGAATTTCCCTGAAGGACTAGCCGTCTCTTTGCCTTTAGCTGCGTTTGGGCACTCGAAGCTGAAG GCATTCTGGTACGGTCAACTGTCAGGAATGGTGGAACCGATCTCAGCCATTTTGGGTGCTGCTGCTATTATACTCATGGAACCAATTCTACCCTATGCACTTGCGTTTGCCGCAGGAGCAATGATATACGTTGTTGTCGATGATATTATTCCGGAAGCACAAAGAAGTGGGAACGGCAAATTAGCGTCAATTTCATGCATAATAGGCTTTCTGGTGATGATGTGTATGGACGTAGGCTTGGGAGACTCTGAAGATAAACCGAATTAA
- a CDS encoding hypothetical protein (NECATOR_CHRI.G3887.T1): MHVPLGRSHQIMNSSCGSVVQFLQGKNGICLDNAQDMIRGISPVWQALVAGCFTWGVTALGAALVFVMKHQNRKLLDLSLGFAAGVMTAASFWSLLAPAIEISEKTMGSLAFLPVAVGFAVGAAFVHFADRMLPSCVMGDTAVMDYLAPAKTETQLSLVSANGSESAPAPRSAPDNEGAIEENDLATAHEKEVMQRLEDEYRSSWRRIMLLILAVTVHNIPEGLAVGVGFGSVGKAEAAKFETAFNLAVGIGLQNFPEGLAVSLPLAAFGHSKLKAFWYGQLSGMVEPISAILGAAAIILMEPILPYALAFAAGAMIYVVVDDIIPEAQRSGNGKLASISCIIGFLVMMCMDVGLGDSEDKPN, translated from the exons ACATGATAAGAGGGATAAGTCCGGTCTGGCAAGCCCTCGTCGCTGGTTGCTTCACATGGGGTGTTACCGCCTTAGGAGCCGCACTGGTATTCGTTATGAAGCACCAGAATCGAAAATTATTAG ATCTTAGCTTGGGTTTTGCGGCTGGAGTTATGACGGCAGCTTCATTTTGGTCATTACTCGCTCCTGCTATTGAAATCTCAGAGAAAACGATGGGATCACTTGCTTTTCTTCCTGTAGCTGTCGGTTTTGCGGTTGGAGCGGCATTTGTACATTTCGCCGATCGTATGCTTCCAAG ttGTGTGATGGGCGATACAGCAGTCATGGACTACCTGGCTCCAGCAAAAACTGAAACTCAACTCTCACTTGTGTCCGCCAATGGCTCTGAGAGCGCCCCAGCTCCACG ATCAGCGCCCGATAACGAAGGAGCTATTGAAGAGAACGACCTAGCGACAGCACATGAAAAAGAGGTTATGCAACGACTGGAAGATGAGTATCGATCATCTTGGAGAAGAATCATGCTTCTAATTCTTGCCGTCACTGTCCACAATATTCCAGAG GGACTTGCGGTTGGCGTAGGGTTTGGCTCAGTGGGGAAGGCTGAGGCGGCAAAGTTTGAAACTGCTTTTAATCTCGCTGTCGGGATTGGGCTTCAGAATTTCCCTGAAGGACTAGCCGTCTCTTTGCCTTTAGCTGCGTTTGGGCACTCGAAGCTGAAG GCATTCTGGTACGGTCAACTGTCAGGAATGGTGGAACCGATCTCAGCCATTTTGGGTGCTGCTGCTATTATACTCATGGAACCAATTCTACCCTATGCACTTGCGTTTGCCGCAGGAGCAATGATATACGTTGTTGTCGATGATATTATTCCGGAAGCACAAAGAAGTGGGAACGGCAAATTAGCGTCAATTTCATGCATAATAGGCTTTCTGGTGATGATGTGTATGGACGTAGGCTTGGGAGACTCTGAAGATAAACCGAATTAA